A genomic window from Denticeps clupeoides chromosome 11, fDenClu1.1, whole genome shotgun sequence includes:
- the LOC114799937 gene encoding immediate early response gene 5-like protein, with amino-acid sequence MESAFDAQSLISISLRKIHSSRAQRGGIKLHKNLLVSGVLRSARQLHMNEKRAETRRWHRRDTFPAPGTPCAPEAQVAVEGPRRIGDIYGQDCGVSQGSCADTCCWDNCEVSEASCHQTTVLDLDTHQVTTVEDGRHRFSRQSARDAGISTKRKLDGSLADADRRASDAACAKRARAEVSSDPGISNLISSLRSGLAEFLSLHTDLEHMRRSRVACSGAWVRVVEAC; translated from the coding sequence ATGGAGAGTGCGTTCGACGCGCAAAGTCTGATTTCGATCTCGCTGCGGAAGATCCACAGCTCCCGGGCGCAGAGAGGTGGCATCAAGCTGCACAAGAACCTCTTGGTCTCCGGCGTGCTGAGGAGCGCCAGGCAGCTTCACATGAACGAGAAACGGGCAGAGACGCGGCGATGGCACCGGCGCGACACGTTTCCCGCGCCGGGGACCCCGTGCGCACCGGAGGCGCAGGTGGCGGTGGAGGGACCGAGGAGGATCGGGGACATTTACGGCCAAGACTGCGGCGTGTCGCAGGGCTCATGTGCGGACACCTGCTGCTGGGACAACTGCGAGGTTTCGGAGGCGTCGTGCCACCAGACCACCGTGTTGGACCTGGACACGCATCAGGTGACCACGGTGGAGGACGGGCGCCATCGCTTCTCGCGACAGTCGGCGAGGGACGCGGGGATCTCGACCAAAAGAAAGTTGGACGGAAGTCTCGCCGACGCCGATCGTCGCGCGTCGGACGCCGCCTGCGCCAAGAGAGCGAGGGCCGAGGTCTCCAGTGACCCCGGCATCTCCAACCTGATCTCCAGCTTACGCTCCGGCCTGGCGGAGTTCCTGAGCCTTCACACCGACCTGGAACACATGCGGAGGTCGCGCGTGGCGTGCAGTGGCGCCTGGGTTCGAGTTGTCGAGGCTTGTTGA